The Conexivisphaerales archaeon genome has a segment encoding these proteins:
- a CDS encoding AAA family ATPase encodes MIEEVELENFISHRHTMLKLRQGISVFIGHNGAGKSSVIDGVTFALYGKHMRGDENRNLVRRGASFASVSLRFKVAGKSYLVERKIDAKGRLVSGVLKEIADDGSIRQLAAGERKQMEESMTDEIRKITGMSFDMMEIATIVQQGELDSIVTEYRPSDMKNLINEVIGIERLDKAYHAMKDALDGFKVRLRERYQNYDTDSIDSLQLKIEEDEKQINDLKGKLSKLEIELEDIQQEERELAELINKLEQMKTQVEHAKSLTRNLRVYVEETRKKMKQEEEDLNSKIPKAKRFLKDILAKEKVESELSSLREEEMECDKELTTLKEKSAEIKAIKPEKMGEEISLLRRRLEKSSMKIEELSTKIERLRQVKKPGERQELESRREELTKREQKIRSELGAIDEKISDYQILKEQGVCPVCDSQISPENVEIKLKAKVEEKEIKQRELDAISKELQNVETALEQLREYEDAQERLQDYERQFEDASSEKEQIEKDLQEKEKALLDAKNRLEELNSLDAKMKELSDRLKQIKAREKELQDEQRAIAVAESFLNENKISGIDDVLKMEKRLDELKIALKGIPDDIHAADIKALSIDDYSSSLVTQIASLLEQTKDYDEKKYSQARNRYDLEIVPELTKLREERGGIRSSISKLEEEVQTLSAYKKELERASEYISVYEKIRQEVYNRDGILATSLRSWALKQISRKASEYIRAFGIGISQVEFREGKREVNIICYGEAGEISVDSMSGGEKVAIALALRFAIADLIGKGKVDFIVFDEPTTHLDEERRKSLVRLVTQIGSGEGHSALRQIIIITHDEEIFEDSEVGTIYRFENTADGTRVSEVNR; translated from the coding sequence CTGATCGAAGAGGTTGAGCTGGAGAACTTCATATCACATAGACACACTATGCTGAAGCTCAGGCAGGGGATAAGTGTCTTCATAGGCCATAATGGCGCGGGAAAATCCTCTGTGATAGATGGCGTTACGTTTGCTCTATATGGAAAGCATATGAGAGGCGACGAAAACAGAAACCTTGTAAGAAGAGGAGCATCCTTCGCTTCTGTTTCTCTCAGGTTTAAGGTTGCTGGTAAGAGCTATCTTGTCGAGAGAAAGATAGACGCAAAGGGTAGATTGGTTTCTGGTGTCCTGAAGGAGATAGCAGATGATGGTAGCATCAGGCAGCTGGCTGCAGGCGAAAGGAAGCAGATGGAGGAATCAATGACCGATGAAATTAGAAAGATTACTGGGATGAGTTTTGATATGATGGAGATAGCTACAATCGTTCAGCAGGGCGAGCTGGACAGCATAGTAACAGAATACAGACCTTCAGATATGAAGAACCTTATCAACGAAGTGATAGGGATAGAAAGGCTCGATAAAGCATACCATGCTATGAAGGATGCACTTGATGGCTTCAAAGTCAGGCTGAGAGAAAGATACCAGAACTACGATACTGACAGTATAGATAGCCTGCAGTTGAAGATTGAGGAGGATGAGAAGCAGATTAATGACCTGAAGGGAAAGCTTTCGAAGCTTGAAATCGAGCTTGAAGATATTCAGCAGGAAGAAAGAGAGCTTGCTGAGCTGATAAACAAACTGGAGCAGATGAAAACACAGGTAGAGCATGCAAAGAGTCTTACCAGAAACCTTAGGGTCTACGTTGAAGAAACAAGGAAGAAGATGAAGCAGGAGGAAGAGGACCTAAATTCAAAGATACCAAAGGCGAAGAGGTTTCTCAAAGATATACTAGCTAAGGAGAAGGTTGAGTCCGAGCTGAGCAGTCTAAGAGAAGAGGAAATGGAATGCGATAAAGAACTGACAACACTTAAGGAAAAGTCAGCTGAGATAAAAGCTATAAAGCCGGAGAAGATGGGAGAAGAGATATCTCTTCTCAGACGTCGTCTTGAAAAGAGCAGTATGAAGATCGAAGAACTATCCACCAAGATCGAGCGTCTTCGACAGGTGAAGAAGCCCGGAGAACGGCAGGAACTGGAGTCAAGAAGGGAGGAGCTGACGAAAAGGGAGCAAAAGATACGCTCAGAACTCGGCGCCATAGATGAAAAGATTAGCGACTATCAGATACTGAAGGAGCAGGGGGTCTGTCCTGTCTGCGACAGCCAGATATCACCTGAAAACGTAGAAATCAAGCTAAAAGCAAAGGTGGAAGAGAAGGAGATTAAGCAAAGAGAACTTGATGCTATAAGTAAAGAGCTTCAGAACGTAGAAACTGCGCTGGAGCAGCTGAGAGAATACGAAGATGCTCAAGAAAGACTGCAAGACTATGAAAGACAGTTTGAAGATGCATCGTCAGAGAAGGAGCAGATCGAGAAAGACCTGCAAGAGAAGGAAAAGGCACTTCTTGATGCGAAGAACAGGCTGGAAGAGCTTAACTCACTTGACGCAAAAATGAAAGAGCTTTCTGACAGGTTAAAACAGATCAAGGCTAGGGAGAAAGAGCTACAAGATGAGCAAAGGGCAATAGCTGTTGCAGAATCCTTTCTGAATGAGAACAAGATATCAGGCATTGATGACGTATTGAAGATGGAGAAGAGGCTAGATGAGCTCAAGATTGCATTGAAGGGTATTCCTGACGATATTCACGCTGCTGACATTAAAGCTCTTAGCATAGATGACTATTCTTCCAGCCTTGTGACTCAGATAGCTAGTTTGCTTGAACAGACAAAAGATTATGATGAGAAGAAATACTCGCAGGCCAGAAACAGGTATGACTTGGAGATAGTACCGGAGCTGACTAAACTCAGGGAAGAAAGGGGAGGAATAAGAAGCAGTATTAGTAAGCTGGAAGAGGAGGTCCAGACTCTTTCAGCATACAAGAAGGAGTTGGAGAGAGCAAGCGAATACATCAGTGTTTACGAAAAGATAAGGCAGGAAGTATACAACAGGGATGGTATATTAGCTACTAGCCTTAGGTCATGGGCTTTAAAACAGATCAGCAGAAAGGCCTCAGAGTACATAAGAGCCTTCGGGATAGGCATATCTCAAGTAGAGTTCAGGGAAGGAAAGAGGGAGGTCAACATAATCTGCTACGGCGAAGCTGGGGAGATATCAGTTGATTCAATGAGCGGAGGCGAGAAAGTTGCTATAGCGCTTGCCCTCAGGTTTGCGATAGCAGACTTGATAGGCAAAGGCAAAGTCGATTTCATAGTCTTCGATGAGCCAACTACGCATCTGGATGAAGAGAGAAGAAAATCTCTTGTAAGACTGGTAACGCAGATAGGTAGTGGTGAAGGCCATTCAGCTTTAAGGCAGATCATTATAATAACGCATGACGAGGAGATATTCGAGGATTCTGAGGTAGGGACGATATACAGGTTTGAGAATACAGCTGATGGGACAAGAGTCTCTGAAGTGAACAGATAA
- a CDS encoding DNA repair exonuclease produces MLIGHLSDSHLGAMPYSKQEREEDFYESFNEAIDVMIREGVELVIHAGDVFDMPKPQGTALVKLVDALKRLKERNIKFVFTMGEHDISRLYTIPSPLLYQHVDLATYIGDGKPREVIEGLTVVGYHKRRRDEIDELKEKLTALDGLLSNRTGKKILVLHQGMYEFHKFAGEMTASDLPTSFDYYAMGHLHDRYEKRFERLKGPVCYPGSLDATTSEGIREFHKGFYIVDFSTQEASYQWVQLNSTRKHFSLQVDYETLEKQVRELISKIKELKKKPMLNLIVKGDNVERAKVASVLRSLEPHSLYYQWEVEEKSVSAEKELAERPADIQQEMLSITEKILGNKDTANLAINEILPLLSQDNTEEVIEILWKYFEERRRV; encoded by the coding sequence ATGCTGATTGGACATTTATCTGATAGCCATCTTGGAGCAATGCCCTACAGCAAGCAGGAAAGGGAAGAGGACTTCTACGAATCGTTCAATGAAGCGATAGATGTGATGATAAGAGAAGGGGTCGAGCTGGTAATACATGCAGGAGATGTCTTTGATATGCCCAAGCCTCAGGGGACTGCGCTTGTAAAGCTTGTTGACGCTCTTAAGAGGCTTAAGGAGAGAAATATAAAGTTCGTATTCACTATGGGAGAGCATGACATAAGCAGGCTGTACACAATTCCCTCTCCACTTCTTTACCAGCATGTCGACCTTGCCACGTACATAGGAGATGGTAAGCCAAGAGAAGTTATTGAGGGTTTGACTGTAGTAGGTTACCACAAGAGGAGAAGGGATGAGATAGATGAGCTGAAGGAAAAGCTGACAGCACTCGATGGTTTGCTATCTAACCGAACAGGCAAAAAAATTCTCGTACTCCATCAGGGTATGTACGAGTTTCACAAATTCGCAGGCGAGATGACAGCAAGCGATCTACCTACAAGCTTCGACTATTACGCGATGGGACATCTTCATGACAGGTATGAAAAGAGATTTGAAAGGTTGAAAGGCCCAGTCTGTTACCCAGGTTCGCTAGATGCAACAACCAGCGAGGGGATTAGAGAATTTCATAAGGGTTTTTACATAGTTGACTTCTCTACTCAGGAAGCTTCATACCAGTGGGTTCAGCTGAACAGCACAAGAAAGCATTTCTCCCTCCAGGTTGATTATGAAACGCTCGAGAAGCAGGTCAGAGAATTAATCTCAAAGATAAAGGAGCTTAAGAAGAAACCAATGCTTAATTTGATTGTAAAAGGAGATAATGTGGAAAGAGCAAAGGTTGCAAGTGTGCTGAGAAGTCTCGAACCACATTCCCTTTATTATCAGTGGGAAGTCGAAGAAAAGTCAGTTTCTGCAGAAAAGGAACTTGCAGAAAGACCAGCTGACATCCAGCAGGAGATGCTGAGTATAACAGAAAAGATTCTGGGAAACAAGGACACAGCGAATCTGGCGATAAACGAGATACTCCCTCTTCTGTCACAAGACAATACAGAGGAAGTTATCGAGATTCTCTGGAAATATTTTGAGGAGAGGAGAAGGGTCTGA
- a CDS encoding ATP-binding protein — translation MSIGVVDVGSKPYSFSFIAKRLVKVGEYVIVDTDEGRALALVEDSTVSSQVISNAMSYESAVEGSRAASENPRDKRRSASAKVLGLVEELKRGYAKIPSVPSIPGTEVYEADPSTLTSIFARDGWLKLGTLLRNSDVSVGVDPNKIASRHLAILAATGGGKSNLLALIAKRIAELNGSMLILDYHGEYSDLNLPGVVHIQAKVNPRLLDVEELAGMLDVRERAEKQRSVLHRAFTKEVKEAGDFWGELVRRLEEISSDEEEDAQDKRTAERLIEIIQRALRRKGNVLDPDIKDPLDQLQPNRINVLNMLELTEAQADTVISYYLDRILEDRKAARRISLEEKDAGQVKFSSPIIIAIEEAHTFLPAGDATNKTKSIAAKIAREGRKFGVALIVVSQRPSRLDQDILSQMGSLAVLRITQPKDQSYIMESTELLSEELGGFLPSLNVGEAILLGQWVVLPSMVRVEKVAEKLMGADINAVEEWAQAARLKKVAKESTADFIRME, via the coding sequence ATGAGTATAGGAGTGGTTGATGTTGGAAGCAAGCCCTATAGCTTCAGCTTCATAGCAAAAAGGCTTGTCAAGGTGGGTGAATATGTAATAGTTGATACGGATGAAGGCAGAGCTCTTGCGCTTGTAGAAGATAGCACCGTCAGCAGCCAGGTTATCAGCAATGCCATGAGCTATGAATCAGCTGTGGAAGGTAGCAGGGCAGCTTCTGAAAATCCCAGGGATAAGAGGCGCAGTGCATCAGCCAAAGTGCTTGGCCTGGTTGAAGAACTCAAGCGTGGGTATGCTAAAATCCCTTCTGTTCCATCCATACCAGGAACAGAAGTGTATGAAGCAGATCCTTCAACACTAACATCAATCTTTGCCAGGGATGGCTGGTTGAAGCTCGGTACCTTGCTTAGAAACAGCGACGTAAGCGTAGGTGTTGACCCGAACAAAATAGCCAGCAGGCATTTAGCAATACTTGCTGCAACAGGTGGGGGAAAATCAAACCTTCTTGCTCTTATCGCAAAGCGGATAGCCGAGTTGAACGGTTCTATGCTCATACTTGACTATCATGGAGAATATTCAGACCTGAACCTTCCTGGAGTAGTCCATATACAGGCAAAGGTCAACCCCAGGCTTCTTGATGTGGAAGAACTTGCAGGAATGCTCGATGTAAGGGAGAGGGCAGAGAAACAGAGAAGTGTGCTCCACAGAGCATTTACCAAAGAAGTTAAGGAAGCTGGAGACTTTTGGGGTGAGCTTGTAAGACGACTAGAAGAAATTTCTTCAGACGAAGAGGAAGACGCCCAAGACAAAAGAACTGCAGAGAGACTGATTGAAATAATCCAGAGAGCATTAAGGCGAAAGGGAAATGTGCTAGACCCTGACATAAAGGACCCCTTGGACCAGCTTCAGCCTAACAGGATAAACGTGTTGAATATGCTCGAGCTGACAGAAGCTCAGGCTGATACAGTCATCTCTTATTATCTTGATAGGATACTTGAGGATAGAAAAGCAGCCAGAAGGATAAGCCTGGAAGAAAAGGATGCTGGCCAAGTAAAGTTCAGTTCTCCCATAATCATAGCGATAGAAGAGGCACACACCTTTCTCCCTGCAGGAGACGCAACGAACAAGACAAAATCCATAGCTGCCAAGATAGCTAGAGAAGGCAGAAAGTTCGGAGTTGCACTCATTGTTGTATCACAGAGACCGAGCCGTCTGGACCAGGATATACTGAGTCAGATGGGCTCTCTTGCTGTACTCAGGATAACACAGCCAAAGGACCAGAGCTACATAATGGAATCAACAGAACTGTTGTCAGAAGAGCTAGGTGGGTTCCTCCCCTCTCTGAATGTCGGGGAAGCTATACTTCTAGGACAGTGGGTGGTGCTACCATCGATGGTCAGAGTAGAAAAGGTGGCTGAGAAGTTGATGGGAGCAGACATAAACGCAGTCGAGGAGTGGGCTCAGGCTGCCAGGCTGAAGAAAGTAGCCAAAGAAAGCACTGCTGATTTCATAAGGATGGAATGA
- a CDS encoding DNA double-strand break repair nuclease NurA, with the protein MLTQIYTYAVENREKLLQKLDARTNQELFREANHKWFSCQPELRAYNTCAIDSSWNYLKYHGYYLYSVEAVSVFPNGSFAAEPRYEVGVNTLATEESERGEAIYNPMLYLSSIGMDYEYSLALQSKERCDFVLVDGSLLARYYDRRKRKSISFHEYAKTLMTEQKVVFVAKTSESNVMLKGTLGDIYYFTKATKKAGYSAPYFDSIGITVFYARLDDYQPCIKVEVPGKLNQQECKQVFEALAANRFNGYSYSLRLAHEMCKISDDDMQALASVLGLDVEAGAREVLNE; encoded by the coding sequence ATGCTCACTCAGATATACACCTATGCCGTGGAAAACAGAGAAAAGCTACTTCAAAAACTGGATGCCAGAACAAACCAAGAGCTGTTCAGAGAAGCGAACCATAAGTGGTTTTCCTGCCAGCCCGAGCTGAGAGCCTACAATACATGCGCTATAGACAGCAGCTGGAATTATCTGAAGTACCATGGGTACTACCTTTACTCCGTAGAAGCGGTTTCTGTATTTCCAAATGGATCCTTTGCCGCTGAGCCAAGATATGAGGTCGGGGTAAATACTTTAGCGACTGAAGAGAGTGAGAGAGGAGAAGCGATTTACAACCCAATGCTGTATCTTTCAAGCATAGGAATGGATTACGAATACTCTCTCGCCTTGCAAAGCAAGGAAAGGTGTGACTTCGTGTTGGTAGATGGTTCTCTCTTAGCTAGATACTATGACAGAAGGAAAAGAAAGAGCATAAGCTTTCATGAATATGCCAAGACCCTGATGACAGAGCAGAAAGTGGTCTTTGTTGCCAAAACATCTGAAAGCAATGTGATGCTGAAAGGAACGCTTGGAGATATATATTACTTTACTAAGGCGACAAAGAAGGCAGGCTATTCTGCTCCTTATTTCGACAGCATAGGAATCACTGTCTTTTATGCCAGACTTGATGACTATCAGCCATGCATCAAGGTGGAGGTTCCGGGAAAACTGAATCAGCAGGAGTGCAAGCAGGTATTTGAAGCATTGGCTGCAAACAGATTTAACGGATACTCCTATTCCCTCAGGCTTGCGCACGAAATGTGCAAGATAAGTGATGATGATATGCAGGCTCTGGCATCTGTCCTTGGCTTAGACGTCGAAGCGGGAGCTAGAGAGGTGCTGAACGAATGA
- a CDS encoding iron-containing redox enzyme family protein codes for MKIHTQRANVSAEAVHKVKKLTSICRPYWRKLQFHPFIRSIRDGTMTTQNFRIFYMQWGKVIGELILTLYANTMSRFNWILLKYPDIQSAVVSHMVEELSHQDINGVYMITARALGIDHKDVIEANLMPELQAYLNWVVKLSYQGTFAEIRASSFANEGCLSSVSSAIAPSLVKNYGLTKDQAAYYFEHGPADREHVKVNAYILSRLIDLGLAEERPGYGLEYCAETICKTNLLMFDGVYKALSK; via the coding sequence ATGAAAATCCATACGCAAAGAGCAAATGTATCTGCTGAAGCAGTTCATAAGGTAAAGAAACTGACCTCAATATGCAGGCCTTACTGGAGGAAATTGCAGTTCCATCCCTTCATAAGGTCAATTAGGGATGGTACGATGACGACGCAGAATTTCAGGATTTTTTACATGCAATGGGGGAAGGTCATAGGTGAGCTGATTCTGACTCTGTACGCCAATACGATGAGTAGATTCAACTGGATCCTGCTCAAGTATCCTGACATTCAATCTGCTGTAGTCTCGCATATGGTAGAAGAGTTATCGCATCAGGATATAAATGGCGTCTACATGATCACTGCCAGAGCCCTGGGGATTGACCATAAGGATGTCATAGAGGCCAATCTGATGCCCGAGCTTCAGGCTTACCTCAACTGGGTAGTCAAGCTATCATACCAAGGGACCTTCGCAGAGATAAGAGCAAGCTCGTTTGCCAACGAAGGATGCCTCAGTTCTGTTTCATCTGCCATAGCTCCCTCTCTGGTCAAGAACTACGGACTGACGAAAGACCAAGCGGCGTACTACTTCGAGCACGGTCCGGCAGATAGGGAGCATGTCAAGGTCAATGCCTATATTCTGAGCAGGCTTATCGACCTGGGGCTTGCGGAAGAGAGACCTGGTTATGGTCTGGAATACTGCGCCGAGACCATCTGCAAAACCAACCTTCTCATGTTTGATGGTGTCTACAAAGCTCTCAGTAAATAG
- a CDS encoding MFS transporter, with protein sequence MQETITYTASEKKRTLLGVFLGYLFDGYDLQIISYVLPVMSASLGVNISSLAVAISYSLYGSILGGFVFGWLADIFGRKRILLLTILTFGIFTLLTGFATNVDQVYILRFLAGLGIGGEWGIGFSLLNEAWQEKTRGKAGSVLFSMYPYGLLLAALTAGIFLSRFGNVLGWRYSFMFAGSLSLALLLLRFILPESKMWQAYMKSKREGKLPAGYDRRTPVIQIFSKEHRTTTLLISFFSAFALFGGYSVIVFTPTYLGFGGLHISVPNYTLVIALALFLGTPGYFVDGYLSDKFGRKRAAQLFIPGLLLSLVWLYLLVLSKPEFSGILAFPVFYALIAINFFQGYFGHLGVWFGELYPTKIRATASNFAFVVAGRGLGAATAPIIIPILAHYVENLGVAMTLGGIFGALGAIIVSIYIRETKGTVLRPV encoded by the coding sequence TTGCAAGAAACAATAACCTACACAGCTTCAGAGAAGAAACGTACGCTCTTGGGAGTATTTCTCGGCTATCTCTTTGACGGTTATGACTTACAGATTATAAGCTACGTGCTACCTGTAATGAGTGCAAGCCTTGGAGTTAACATCTCCTCTCTTGCCGTCGCCATTTCCTACTCTCTTTACGGTTCTATACTAGGAGGATTCGTATTCGGCTGGCTGGCTGATATATTTGGCAGGAAAAGAATCCTGCTTCTTACAATCCTGACTTTTGGTATATTTACACTTCTTACGGGGTTTGCTACGAACGTTGACCAGGTCTACATACTTCGCTTCCTAGCTGGATTAGGAATCGGAGGAGAGTGGGGTATAGGATTTTCACTGCTGAACGAAGCGTGGCAGGAGAAGACGAGAGGGAAGGCAGGTTCGGTTCTCTTCAGCATGTACCCGTATGGCCTGCTTCTAGCAGCACTGACTGCTGGAATCTTTCTTTCCAGGTTCGGAAATGTATTGGGCTGGAGATACTCATTCATGTTTGCGGGGTCTTTATCTCTTGCCTTACTTCTGCTCAGGTTTATCCTTCCTGAATCTAAAATGTGGCAAGCATACATGAAAAGCAAGAGAGAGGGAAAACTGCCGGCTGGATACGACAGAAGAACACCTGTTATTCAGATATTTTCAAAAGAACACAGAACCACTACACTGCTAATCTCATTTTTCAGTGCCTTCGCTCTCTTTGGAGGTTACTCCGTAATAGTGTTCACACCTACTTATCTGGGTTTCGGAGGTCTGCACATCTCTGTTCCCAACTACACGCTCGTAATCGCTTTGGCTCTGTTCCTCGGCACTCCTGGCTACTTTGTAGACGGTTATCTTTCTGACAAGTTCGGCAGAAAGAGGGCAGCTCAGCTGTTTATACCTGGTCTTTTGCTCTCGTTGGTCTGGCTTTACTTATTAGTTCTGTCCAAGCCTGAATTCTCTGGCATACTTGCATTTCCCGTATTCTACGCGCTAATAGCTATAAACTTCTTTCAAGGCTATTTCGGACACCTTGGAGTTTGGTTCGGAGAGCTTTATCCCACAAAGATCAGGGCAACCGCCTCGAATTTTGCGTTTGTTGTCGCTGGAAGGGGTCTTGGCGCAGCAACGGCTCCCATCATCATCCCTATATTAGCTCATTATGTTGAGAATCTGGGGGTTGCCATGACTCTGGGAGGGATATTTGGAGCTTTAGGCGCCATCATAGTGTCAATCTATATTAGGGAAACAAAGGGGACTGTACTGAGGCCAGTCTGA
- a CDS encoding PINc/VapC family ATPase produces the protein MSEILVLDTSVLISGAILPEIESGKLSDVEVCIPQAALDELQAQASKNVDVGFIGLDHLKSLREMCERKGIQFYFRGPTPTLEDIKLARSGRIDAIIRNVAREVKGTLCTADYVLYLVAEAEGIKVRYSRPSVKLTGLEFEKYFDSQTLSVHLKEGVPPLAKRGKPGEFKLVKLDEKPMTRDELERMEKEVHEAARVSREAFEEIQMGGMTVTQFGAYRLAVARPPFSDGLEITIVRPIVKLTLADYHLSEKLITRLSKRAEGILIAGPPGSGKSTLASSIAEYYTSLGKIVKTMESPRDLQVDPEITQYGKLEGDFAKTAEMLLLVRPDYTIFDEVRTGKDFGVFADMRLAGVGMVGVVHASAPVDAIQRFLGRIELGMIPHVLDTVIFVKDGQIKEVLELNLVVRVPTGMFEEDLARPLVEVKDFETGKLKYEIYTYGEENVVVPINEESNDVKEKRRESEERIMQVLRSYDPKAEVEMVSANRAVIRVGKNSIPRLIGRGGENVEYLEDLLGVKLDIRPREGGEKKKRKR, from the coding sequence ATGAGTGAAATATTAGTACTCGATACAAGCGTTCTGATAAGCGGAGCAATCCTTCCTGAAATCGAGTCAGGCAAACTGAGTGATGTCGAAGTATGCATACCTCAGGCTGCGCTCGATGAACTGCAGGCTCAGGCCTCAAAGAACGTAGATGTTGGCTTCATTGGACTAGACCATTTGAAGAGCTTAAGGGAGATGTGTGAAAGGAAAGGTATCCAATTTTACTTTAGAGGACCTACTCCAACGTTGGAGGACATAAAACTTGCAAGGAGTGGGAGGATAGATGCCATAATAAGAAACGTTGCAAGAGAAGTCAAAGGGACTCTATGCACAGCTGACTATGTTCTGTATCTCGTGGCAGAAGCAGAGGGGATAAAGGTGAGGTATTCAAGACCATCAGTCAAACTGACAGGACTTGAATTCGAGAAGTATTTTGATTCACAAACGCTGAGTGTGCATCTTAAAGAGGGCGTACCTCCGCTAGCGAAAAGGGGTAAGCCTGGAGAGTTCAAGCTGGTAAAGCTGGATGAGAAACCGATGACAAGGGATGAGCTTGAGCGGATGGAGAAGGAAGTGCACGAAGCTGCTAGGGTTAGCAGAGAAGCCTTCGAAGAGATACAGATGGGAGGCATGACAGTTACGCAGTTTGGTGCTTATCGCCTTGCAGTCGCCAGGCCACCGTTCAGCGATGGACTTGAAATAACTATAGTCAGACCGATAGTCAAGCTGACTCTGGCAGATTATCATCTTTCAGAGAAATTGATAACAAGGCTCAGCAAGAGGGCTGAAGGGATACTGATCGCAGGACCTCCTGGTTCAGGCAAAAGTACTCTTGCAAGCAGCATAGCAGAGTATTACACTAGCCTGGGGAAGATAGTGAAGACAATGGAGTCGCCGAGGGATTTGCAGGTTGATCCTGAAATAACTCAATACGGAAAGCTGGAAGGGGATTTCGCAAAAACAGCAGAAATGCTGCTTCTTGTGAGGCCAGACTACACCATATTTGATGAAGTGAGGACAGGGAAGGATTTTGGTGTATTTGCTGACATGAGACTAGCTGGTGTAGGAATGGTAGGTGTGGTGCATGCCAGCGCTCCTGTAGATGCTATACAGAGGTTTCTGGGCAGGATAGAGCTCGGGATGATTCCTCATGTCCTTGACACTGTTATATTTGTCAAGGATGGGCAGATAAAGGAGGTTCTTGAACTCAATCTTGTTGTAAGGGTTCCAACAGGTATGTTTGAGGAAGACTTGGCAAGACCTCTTGTCGAGGTTAAGGATTTCGAGACTGGGAAGCTGAAGTATGAGATCTACACATACGGCGAAGAGAATGTTGTGGTACCTATAAATGAAGAATCCAACGATGTTAAGGAGAAAAGAAGAGAATCTGAAGAAAGGATAATGCAGGTATTGAGAAGCTATGACCCCAAGGCAGAGGTTGAAATGGTATCAGCAAACAGAGCAGTAATCAGAGTTGGAAAGAATTCAATCCCGAGACTGATAGGTAGAGGGGGTGAAAACGTTGAATATCTTGAAGACCTGCTAGGGGTGAAGCTGGATATAAGACCTAGAGAAGGAGGGGAGAAAAAGAAGAGAAAGAGGTGA